The following proteins are encoded in a genomic region of Helicobacter sp. MIT 21-1697:
- a CDS encoding AAA family ATPase — MRKYKNGASLNAQEKEALLKEILPFDASCDTKQAHNAKVIFTHIASTMLHLIERGYYFDLFELNFAKDIEDCEGDRFDKFKIILPILQKHYHHFTFEPFIKANMTFLQTYLHLKPLEVEVLYFYYIFDEMGFQRFFKKATLKNWIKIISSFFNVREHKMREILSENAPLRKLKFLEKDNYTGFEISDFAKEFFEKPLTKRNVLHNITSLVKPTKLHLADFDFMQEDITLLLNYFKKAKNPSIYLYGSPGVGKNEIASLLAKTLQKELFKISKSLDEKQYKSSNIQRFILAQNLLNSKNHIVLFDECEDIFADYSWRHFSHNADSLQKGLLNEMIESIKVPSIFLSNSCDIDPALLRRFGIVLEIKIPPKQKQIQLIESTLKTHKCQLDSKLIEKMAQNNLSTGILLNALKAAKTAPKNKAEQSALKVINEHLKLQDKKEIVLQKSNELPYDMGLINADIDVKKISEGIKNAQCGARILLYGAPGSGKSEYTKALAKELKKDIICKKGSDLLSMWVGGTEKNIAQAFREAREQKAILVFDEVDSFLQDRSDAQRSWEITQVNEMLTQMESFEGIFLATTNFLDTLDTASIRRFDMKISFKSLDVVRLEKAFLMYAHYLGLNDTQEFVKTHRQDFARLSNICFGDFALIVREARFNPPSHCEMLLERLYAESALKDSQKSKRMGF, encoded by the coding sequence ATGAGAAAATATAAAAATGGAGCAAGTTTAAACGCACAAGAAAAAGAAGCATTGTTAAAAGAAATTCTCCCCTTTGATGCAAGCTGTGATACAAAGCAAGCGCATAATGCAAAAGTCATCTTTACGCATATCGCTTCCACTATGCTGCATTTAATAGAAAGAGGTTACTACTTTGATTTATTTGAGCTTAATTTTGCTAAAGATATAGAAGACTGCGAAGGAGATAGATTCGATAAATTTAAAATCATTTTGCCCATTTTGCAAAAACATTATCATCATTTTACATTTGAGCCATTTATAAAAGCAAATATGACATTTTTGCAAACATATTTACACCTCAAACCCTTAGAGGTAGAAGTTTTGTATTTTTATTATATTTTTGATGAAATGGGTTTCCAAAGATTTTTTAAAAAAGCCACTTTAAAAAATTGGATAAAAATTATATCCTCATTTTTTAATGTGAGAGAACACAAAATGCGTGAGATTTTAAGTGAAAATGCGCCTTTAAGAAAGCTTAAATTCTTAGAAAAAGATAATTACACTGGATTTGAGATAAGCGATTTTGCAAAAGAGTTTTTTGAAAAGCCACTGACAAAGCGCAATGTGCTTCACAATATCACTTCACTTGTGAAGCCTACCAAACTGCATTTGGCAGATTTTGACTTTATGCAAGAGGACATCACTTTGCTTTTAAACTATTTCAAAAAAGCAAAGAATCCTAGTATCTATCTCTATGGCTCACCCGGAGTAGGCAAAAATGAGATTGCCTCCCTTTTGGCAAAAACACTGCAAAAAGAATTATTTAAGATTTCTAAATCTTTAGATGAAAAACAATATAAGTCAAGCAATATTCAACGATTTATCCTTGCGCAGAATCTCCTTAATAGCAAAAACCATATCGTGCTTTTTGATGAATGCGAGGATATTTTTGCAGATTATTCTTGGAGACATTTCTCCCACAATGCAGATTCTTTACAAAAAGGATTGCTCAATGAAATGATAGAATCTATCAAAGTGCCAAGTATTTTTTTAAGCAATAGCTGCGATATTGACCCGGCACTTTTGAGGCGATTTGGTATTGTGCTAGAGATAAAAATCCCGCCAAAACAAAAGCAAATCCAACTGATAGAATCCACCCTTAAGACGCATAAATGTCAGCTAGATTCTAAGCTTATAGAAAAAATGGCGCAAAACAATCTCTCCACAGGCATTCTCTTAAATGCGCTAAAGGCGGCTAAAACTGCTCCCAAAAACAAAGCAGAGCAAAGTGCATTAAAAGTGATTAACGAGCATTTGAAGCTGCAAGATAAAAAAGAGATTGTGTTACAAAAGAGCAATGAATTGCCCTATGATATGGGATTAATCAATGCGGATATTGATGTAAAAAAGATAAGTGAGGGGATAAAAAACGCACAATGTGGAGCAAGAATCCTCCTCTATGGCGCACCCGGAAGTGGCAAAAGTGAATACACAAAGGCTTTAGCAAAGGAATTAAAAAAGGACATTATCTGCAAAAAAGGTAGCGATTTGCTCTCAATGTGGGTAGGTGGCACTGAAAAAAATATCGCTCAAGCCTTTAGGGAAGCAAGGGAGCAAAAAGCAATCTTAGTCTTTGATGAGGTGGATAGTTTCTTGCAGGATAGAAGCGATGCGCAAAGAAGCTGGGAGATAACACAAGTCAATGAAATGCTTACTCAAATGGAATCCTTTGAGGGCATTTTCCTTGCGACAACAAACTTTTTAGACACATTAGATACCGCAAGTATTCGGAGATTTGATATGAAAATTAGCTTTAAAAGCCTTGATGTGGTGCGTTTAGAAAAGGCTTTTTTAATGTATGCGCATTATTTGGGCTTAAACGATACGCAAGAGTTTGTAAAAACTCACAGGCAAGATTTTGCACGACTTAGCAATATCTGCTTTGGCGATTTTGCGCTCATTGTCAGGGAAGCAAGATTTAACCCACCAAGTCATTGCGAAATGCTACTTGAGAGGCTCTATGCCGAATCCGCACTCAAAGATTCTCAAAAGAGCAAAAGAATGGGATTTTAA
- a CDS encoding TonB family protein — MHILLFQFFAVIYALQGFLLNPQREDISLHESPVIEQAMEQEFRSCVMARLLYPKKAVDDKIEGVVEIMISFKNSYIQAQITSSSGYKVLDMAALRAVKKSNECLQNLYQKDFKKAIFLMPIEFRLAPDSKRQDIQVPKIRI; from the coding sequence ATGCACATTTTATTATTTCAGTTTTTTGCTGTGATTTATGCGTTGCAAGGATTTTTATTAAACCCTCAAAGAGAGGATATTTCTTTACACGAAAGTCCTGTAATTGAGCAAGCTATGGAGCAGGAGTTTAGAAGTTGCGTTATGGCGCGTTTGCTTTATCCTAAAAAAGCGGTAGATGATAAGATAGAGGGCGTTGTAGAGATAATGATAAGCTTTAAAAATAGCTATATACAGGCGCAAATTACATCAAGTAGTGGCTATAAAGTCCTTGATATGGCAGCTTTGAGGGCTGTTAAAAAATCAAATGAATGCTTACAAAATCTCTACCAAAAGGATTTTAAGAAAGCAATTTTTTTAATGCCCATAGAATTTAGATTAGCACCAGATTCTAAAAGACAAGATATTCAAGTGCCAAAGATACGCATTTGA
- the ilvD gene encoding dihydroxy-acid dehydratase: protein MRSDIVKKGYTKAPHRSLLRATGLKDEDFNKPFIGIANSYIDIIPGHFFLNRYAQIIKEEIRAAGGVPFEFNTIGVDDGIAMGHSGMLYSLPSRELIADSIETMMNAHSLDAMICIPNCDKIVPGMLMGALRVNVPTIFVSGGPMKAGKLEDGTILDLNSAFEAVGAYAEGKIDEQRLHEIECNACPGGGSCSGMFTANSMNTLCEAMGVALPGNGTILALTKEREELLRTAARRIVEIALDERKSEQFRFRNILNKKAVHNAFVVDMAMGGSTNTILHMLAIAKEAEVDFNLDSINAIASQVAHIAKIAPALSTIHMEDINRAGGVSAVMNEVAKRHSVLSDKCGNPRSDFQSFASSKLPQSSLDNPHFSSQSLECQNADSSPAHTKISESHNTNATKPTQDSILHLDALTITGETLGERIKNAEITDCEVIRHNDNAYSQVGGLKILYGNLAQEGAVLKVAAVAESMKEFEGSAVCFNSQDEAIKGIAGGKVKAGNVVVIRYEGPKGGPGMQEMLTPTSLIMGMGLGESVALITDGRFSGATRGGCIGHISPEAAEGGLIALIEDGDKIAISVSKGTLELLVDSKTLESRRAKWTPIKKEIQSKWLKRYSLLVSNAANGAVLKTEL, encoded by the coding sequence ATGCGAAGTGATATTGTAAAAAAGGGCTACACAAAAGCTCCTCATAGAAGTTTGTTGCGTGCCACAGGGCTCAAAGATGAAGATTTCAATAAACCTTTTATCGGCATTGCAAATAGTTATATTGACATTATTCCGGGGCATTTTTTTCTCAATCGCTATGCGCAGATTATCAAAGAGGAGATTCGCGCTGCGGGTGGCGTGCCTTTTGAGTTTAACACAATCGGCGTAGATGATGGTATCGCAATGGGGCATAGCGGTATGCTTTATTCTCTGCCAAGTCGGGAGCTGATTGCCGATAGCATTGAAACAATGATGAACGCGCATAGTTTGGACGCGATGATTTGTATCCCAAATTGCGATAAAATCGTGCCCGGAATGCTTATGGGTGCGTTGCGTGTGAATGTGCCAACTATTTTTGTGAGCGGTGGTCCTATGAAAGCCGGGAAGCTAGAAGATGGCACGATTTTGGATTTAAACTCTGCTTTTGAGGCGGTGGGAGCTTACGCAGAGGGAAAGATTGATGAGCAGAGGCTACACGAGATAGAATGCAACGCTTGTCCGGGCGGTGGGAGTTGTAGTGGAATGTTTACTGCAAACTCTATGAACACGCTTTGCGAGGCTATGGGGGTTGCATTGCCGGGTAATGGCACGATTTTAGCCCTCACAAAAGAGCGCGAAGAACTCTTGCGCACAGCAGCGCGTAGAATCGTAGAGATTGCGCTAGATGAGCGCAAAAGTGAGCAGTTTAGATTCCGCAATATTTTGAACAAAAAAGCAGTGCATAATGCCTTTGTCGTGGATATGGCAATGGGAGGCAGCACGAATACGATTTTGCATATGTTAGCTATTGCCAAAGAAGCGGAGGTAGATTTTAATTTGGATTCTATCAATGCGATTGCCTCTCAAGTGGCACATATTGCTAAAATCGCCCCAGCGTTAAGCACCATTCATATGGAGGATATTAATCGCGCAGGGGGCGTAAGCGCAGTAATGAATGAAGTTGCTAAAAGGCATTCAGTATTGAGTGATAAATGCGGGAATCCACGCTCTGATTTTCAGTCATTTGCCTCTAGCAAACTTCCTCAATCATCGCTTGATAACCCACATTTCTCATCTCAATCCTTAGAATGCCAAAATGCAGATTCTAGCCCTGCGCATACTAAAATTTCAGAATCACATAACACAAACGCAACAAAGCCAACGCAAGATTCTATTTTACACCTTGACGCACTCACGATTACAGGCGAGACTTTAGGAGAGCGCATTAAAAATGCAGAGATTACAGATTGCGAAGTTATCCGACATAATGACAACGCCTACTCGCAAGTGGGTGGGCTTAAGATTCTCTATGGCAATCTAGCCCAAGAGGGCGCAGTGCTTAAAGTCGCCGCAGTGGCGGAATCTATGAAAGAGTTTGAGGGCAGTGCAGTGTGCTTTAACTCTCAAGATGAGGCAATTAAAGGCATTGCAGGAGGCAAGGTAAAGGCGGGAAATGTCGTAGTAATCCGCTATGAGGGACCAAAGGGAGGACCCGGAATGCAAGAAATGCTCACCCCAACAAGTCTTATTATGGGAATGGGATTAGGCGAATCTGTCGCACTCATCACTGATGGACGCTTTAGTGGGGCGACAAGGGGAGGCTGTATCGGGCATATTAGCCCAGAGGCTGCAGAGGGAGGGCTGATTGCGCTTATTGAAGATGGGGATAAAATCGCCATTTCGGTTTCAAAAGGCACACTAGAATTGCTTGTGGATTCCAAAACCTTAGAATCTCGCCGCGCCAAATGGACACCGATAAAAAAAGAAATACAAAGCAAATGGCTCAAGCGATATTCCTTGCTTGTGAGCAATGCGGCAAATGGCGCAGTATTAAAAACGGAGCTGTGA
- a CDS encoding PD-(D/E)XK nuclease family protein, producing the protein MQTDETKLRELCENFALWQKRVNERKKRGENDFNPLLCVQKQNDEVNMHSGFLYALLHPRGEHCQDELFLELFLESLSLKSFFSDIKNANVSKERKNIDIHITNGQKHIIIENKIGSGDQEGQIARYIDTIAQKLCDDEADSESVDLQSKIYDNIAVVYLTPHNWQPNVCSLSHNGIKWEIQGDFLESSKGKVAYRQISYETHILQWLDKCMREISNIANLKMAIECYKDVVERVVRKKENTMSMAAFFMDNENLHTTALELCKNQDSVMEATFGLIDRAIKEKYREKYTTKYGADYFCAWVSELDKCELSFTFAAEINTKGKKRIREFCIYLFKHDTNKTTELLPVLQEITGLKENDFDPNTTSNNNLCVGLKSYHYTDDIFFNPQEFLDFFEENREFVDKINAKIKADLDKGADSKLAKFSA; encoded by the coding sequence ATGCAAACTGATGAGACAAAATTGCGCGAATTGTGTGAAAACTTCGCACTTTGGCAAAAGCGTGTCAATGAGCGCAAAAAGCGCGGTGAAAATGACTTCAACCCTTTGCTTTGTGTGCAAAAGCAAAATGATGAGGTAAATATGCACAGCGGGTTTCTTTATGCTTTACTTCATCCTAGAGGTGAGCATTGCCAAGATGAGCTGTTTTTGGAACTTTTTTTAGAATCTCTCTCGCTTAAAAGTTTTTTTAGCGACATAAAAAATGCCAATGTGAGCAAGGAGAGAAAAAATATTGATATTCATATCACCAATGGGCAAAAGCATATCATCATTGAAAATAAAATTGGGAGTGGTGACCAAGAGGGGCAGATTGCGAGGTATATTGATACAATCGCTCAAAAATTGTGTGATGATGAGGCGGATTCTGAAAGTGTGGATTTACAAAGCAAAATTTATGACAATATCGCTGTTGTGTATCTTACCCCGCATAATTGGCAACCCAATGTCTGCTCCCTTTCGCACAATGGCATAAAATGGGAGATTCAAGGTGATTTTTTGGAATCTAGCAAAGGGAAAGTGGCATATAGGCAAATCAGCTATGAAACGCATATTTTGCAATGGCTTGATAAGTGTATGCGTGAGATTAGTAATATCGCAAATCTCAAAATGGCAATAGAGTGCTACAAAGATGTAGTTGAACGCGTAGTAAGAAAAAAGGAGAATACGATGAGTATGGCAGCATTTTTTATGGATAATGAGAATCTTCACACGACAGCACTAGAGCTATGTAAAAATCAAGATTCTGTAATGGAGGCGACTTTTGGGCTTATTGACAGGGCAATAAAGGAAAAATATAGGGAGAAATATACTACTAAATATGGTGCTGATTATTTTTGTGCGTGGGTAAGTGAGTTGGATAAGTGTGAGCTAAGTTTTACCTTTGCTGCTGAGATAAATACAAAAGGAAAAAAGCGTATTAGGGAGTTTTGTATCTATCTTTTTAAACACGACACAAATAAAACAACAGAACTTTTACCTGTGCTACAAGAAATTACAGGATTAAAAGAGAATGATTTCGATCCCAATACGACAAGCAATAATAATCTCTGCGTTGGGCTTAAATCCTATCACTATACTGATGATATATTTTTCAATCCACAAGAGTTTTTAGACTTCTTTGAGGAAAATAGAGAGTTTGTAGATAAAATCAATGCTAAAATCAAAGCGGATTTAGACAAAGGCGCAGATTCTAAACTCGCAAAATTTAGTGCATAG
- a CDS encoding helix-turn-helix transcriptional regulator, which translates to MKIKHYDVLSHRIATILKLLAESESIEVAKLCAEFNVSEKTIGRDIKRINDPNITLKKGKITMQHTQTPYNTQEQIALFVLQNIAKDLGGEVGRNAAALLDKLNTPKPESAHNVFFTKTLLDDISVSAQELHTLQHCITHKQMISCLFHHKSRILAPLKIVAFDGEWYLFALEYTDKKAQKSKKADELGLLKRFYLNDINAIESLQTPFNADDNMLDSIDGAINAWFHPDNEKIFVRLWVDKKVAKYFKRKKITSKAQVFVQNDGSVMIELHITHFLEISGEVLRWIPYVVVLEPKALRESIRQSVKEYIKKLDSIE; encoded by the coding sequence ATGAAGATAAAACATTATGATGTGCTAAGCCATAGAATCGCCACGATTTTGAAACTTTTAGCAGAGAGTGAGAGCATAGAGGTTGCTAAGCTATGTGCAGAGTTTAATGTGAGTGAAAAAACGATTGGGCGGGATATTAAACGCATTAATGACCCAAATATTACGCTTAAAAAGGGTAAAATCACAATGCAGCACACGCAAACTCCCTACAACACGCAAGAGCAAATCGCACTTTTTGTCCTACAAAATATCGCTAAGGATTTAGGCGGAGAGGTTGGGCGCAATGCTGCGGCACTTTTGGATAAATTAAACACTCCAAAGCCAGAATCTGCGCACAATGTGTTTTTTACCAAAACTTTGCTTGATGATATAAGCGTGAGTGCGCAAGAGCTGCATACTTTGCAACATTGCATTACGCATAAACAAATGATTTCTTGCCTCTTTCATCATAAAAGTAGAATCTTAGCACCTTTAAAAATTGTCGCTTTTGATGGAGAATGGTATCTCTTTGCGCTAGAATATACTGATAAAAAGGCGCAAAAGAGTAAAAAGGCAGATGAGCTAGGTTTGCTTAAACGATTTTATCTCAATGATATAAATGCAATAGAATCTCTGCAAACGCCCTTTAATGCAGATGATAATATGTTAGATTCTATTGATGGAGCGATTAATGCGTGGTTTCACCCAGATAATGAAAAAATCTTCGTGCGCTTATGGGTGGATAAAAAGGTGGCAAAGTATTTTAAACGCAAAAAGATAACATCAAAAGCGCAGGTTTTTGTGCAAAATGATGGCAGTGTGATGATAGAGCTACATATCACGCATTTCTTGGAGATTAGCGGGGAGGTGCTAAGGTGGATTCCCTATGTGGTGGTGCTAGAGCCAAAGGCATTAAGAGAATCCATCAGGCAAAGTGTAAAAGAATATATAAAAAAACTAGATTCCATAGAGTAA
- a CDS encoding methylenetetrahydrofolate reductase: MCNIESLMGKLHSIQPFLSVEIAPSISGRLDENLLADLKNLSGVDCFVCTDSPLARFKPSSILSSLKFQNALQKPVICTISMRDRNSIALCGDILSVNELGLRTFLTLTGDSIKNGDCPETKGVFEDNSLKLAHIIDELNAGRALNGKPLKENVQRIYNFQVINAYANNPQSLKNKMRKKLSTYEIHALFTQPVYSLSAAEFLLQSLEEIQSECNVKSALVLGFFPVLSYKTALFLRDKLPGVYIPNEWVQKLESAHNKGKDEENKVGLEISYSLFMELKSVHNKFHFMSANKPSLVKEFA, encoded by the coding sequence ATGTGTAACATAGAATCTCTTATGGGCAAACTCCACTCTATACAGCCTTTTTTGAGCGTAGAGATTGCTCCGAGCATAAGTGGTAGGCTTGATGAGAATCTACTCGCGGATTTAAAGAATCTAAGCGGCGTTGATTGTTTTGTTTGCACAGATTCGCCTTTAGCGCGTTTTAAACCCTCATCAATTTTAAGCTCTCTGAAGTTTCAAAACGCGCTCCAAAAACCTGTGATTTGCACAATTTCAATGAGGGATAGAAATTCTATCGCTTTGTGTGGTGATATTTTAAGTGTAAATGAATTAGGGTTGCGCACTTTTCTTACGCTCACAGGCGATAGCATTAAAAATGGAGATTGCCCTGAAACAAAAGGTGTGTTTGAGGATAATTCTCTTAAACTTGCCCATATCATTGATGAGCTAAATGCGGGCAGGGCGCTTAATGGTAAGCCTTTAAAAGAAAATGTGCAAAGAATCTATAATTTTCAAGTCATCAATGCGTATGCAAATAATCCTCAATCACTCAAAAATAAAATGCGCAAAAAACTAAGCACTTATGAGATTCACGCGCTTTTTACACAGCCGGTATATTCTCTTAGTGCGGCAGAATTTTTGCTCCAAAGTCTTGAGGAGATTCAAAGTGAATGTAATGTCAAAAGCGCGCTTGTACTTGGATTTTTCCCTGTGTTAAGCTACAAAACTGCACTTTTTTTGCGCGATAAGCTGCCGGGCGTGTATATACCCAATGAATGGGTGCAAAAGCTAGAGAGCGCCCATAATAAGGGTAAAGATGAGGAAAATAAAGTAGGGTTAGAGATTTCTTATTCTTTGTTTATGGAGCTTAAAAGTGTGCATAATAAATTTCACTTTATGAGCGCAAATAAGCCAAGTTTGGTAAAGGAATTTGCATAA
- the cysK gene encoding cysteine synthase A, protein MIAQNITELIGNTPILHLQQFAPNLYGKCEFLNPSHSVKDRPAYAMIEQAMKEGKITKDTTIVECTSGNMGISLAMICASLGLKIIITMPESMSIERRKMIAFFGATLVLTPPSEGMKGALDKAQEILDSTPNAFMPSQFENLANKEMHKRTTALEIYKSFEGKLDYFVAGFGTGGTISGVGEVLKEKIPHIQIIGVEPAASPLLSKGQAGPHKIQGIGANFIPKILNRDVIDAIEIVENEVAIKMAQDLGKIGVMVGISSGANVAIAQKIAKSNPNKKVLTMLNDTAERYLSTDLFNTL, encoded by the coding sequence ATGATAGCTCAAAATATCACCGAACTCATCGGTAATACTCCCATTTTACATCTCCAACAATTTGCCCCCAATCTCTATGGCAAATGCGAATTTTTAAACCCAAGCCATTCTGTCAAAGACCGCCCTGCTTATGCGATGATAGAGCAAGCTATGAAAGAGGGAAAAATCACCAAAGATACTACGATTGTAGAATGCACAAGTGGCAATATGGGCATTTCTCTAGCAATGATTTGCGCCTCTCTTGGGTTAAAAATCATCATCACTATGCCCGAATCTATGAGTATAGAAAGACGCAAAATGATAGCATTTTTTGGCGCAACTCTCGTGCTTACTCCACCAAGTGAAGGTATGAAAGGTGCGCTTGATAAGGCTCAAGAGATTTTAGATTCCACACCAAATGCTTTTATGCCAAGTCAATTTGAGAATCTAGCGAATAAGGAAATGCACAAACGCACAACTGCACTAGAGATTTATAAAAGCTTTGAGGGCAAATTAGATTATTTTGTCGCAGGATTTGGCACAGGCGGGACAATCAGCGGTGTAGGTGAGGTGCTCAAAGAGAAGATTCCACATATTCAAATCATAGGCGTAGAACCTGCCGCCTCACCACTGCTTAGCAAAGGACAAGCAGGACCACACAAGATTCAAGGCATTGGTGCGAACTTTATCCCCAAAATCCTTAATCGCGATGTGATAGATGCTATTGAAATTGTAGAAAATGAAGTTGCTATCAAAATGGCGCAAGATTTGGGCAAAATCGGCGTAATGGTTGGCATATCTAGCGGAGCAAATGTCGCTATTGCACAAAAGATTGCAAAAAGCAATCCAAACAAAAAAGTGCTTACAATGCTCAATGATACAGCGGAACGATACCTTTCAACGGATTTATTTAACACACTTTGA
- a CDS encoding capsular biosynthesis protein, translated as MHSITLLCDHNITQKPRSSRMLQLLDIIRQEGAKLNLNVIAKACDKSAFEALGIESRLLCFERDKSSKERTQQENELILQYCQSGNFAPLIYTSNRKSIPHLLESLPPQDVLIVEDITLLPFAREYKKNNPQCKILIDLREFYPLEYENDEVWLQGLGRFFVYLCEQYLPCVDVAISVSEGLCERYKSDFGIDCELFYSLPPFFDYKPKPTSKQEIKILYHGFISPDRSSMELLNLAQHLLESPYKLYVMALSNQKGFLESFRIGSSEITSLEILPPVALGEIIPVSANYDIGLIPFKPTTFNLAHCMPNKLFEYLQARLAILSTPLYDVQKFVQTHSCGAITQGFESDDMAQMLFKLHITDIDRYKQESHRAAQKWHLDFNVKCLKNLLYKLNIKVE; from the coding sequence ATGCACTCTATAACACTGCTTTGCGACCATAATATTACGCAAAAGCCTCGTTCAAGTCGTATGTTGCAGCTTTTGGATATAATAAGGCAAGAGGGAGCTAAGCTCAATCTTAATGTTATTGCCAAAGCCTGTGATAAAAGCGCATTTGAGGCTTTAGGCATAGAATCTCGCCTTTTATGCTTTGAGCGTGATAAATCAAGCAAAGAGCGCACACAGCAAGAAAATGAGCTTATTTTGCAGTATTGTCAAAGTGGTAATTTTGCACCTCTTATTTACACGTCAAATCGCAAGAGTATTCCTCATCTTTTAGAATCTTTGCCACCCCAAGATGTGCTGATTGTAGAGGATATTACCCTTTTGCCCTTTGCACGTGAGTATAAAAAAAATAATCCACAATGTAAGATTCTCATTGATTTGCGTGAATTTTATCCGCTTGAATATGAAAATGATGAAGTGTGGCTGCAAGGATTGGGTCGGTTTTTTGTGTATTTGTGTGAGCAATATCTGCCTTGTGTAGATGTAGCAATAAGCGTGAGTGAAGGATTGTGCGAGCGGTATAAAAGTGATTTTGGCATTGACTGCGAGCTTTTTTATTCCTTGCCACCTTTTTTTGATTATAAACCTAAACCTACCTCAAAGCAAGAAATAAAGATTTTATATCACGGATTTATAAGCCCTGATAGAAGTTCTATGGAGCTTTTAAATCTTGCTCAACATTTGCTTGAAAGCCCTTATAAACTTTATGTTATGGCATTAAGTAATCAAAAGGGTTTCTTAGAATCTTTTCGTATTGGCTCAAGTGAAATCACTTCACTTGAAATATTACCGCCTGTTGCTTTGGGGGAGATTATCCCTGTGAGCGCGAATTATGATATAGGGCTTATTCCCTTTAAGCCTACTACCTTTAATCTCGCGCATTGTATGCCAAATAAACTTTTTGAATATCTGCAAGCGCGATTAGCTATTCTCTCTACACCACTTTATGATGTCCAAAAATTCGTGCAAACGCATTCCTGCGGCGCTATTACACAAGGTTTTGAGAGTGATGATATGGCACAAATGCTTTTTAAACTTCATATTACAGATATTGATAGATACAAGCAAGAAAGCCATAGAGCAGCCCAAAAATGGCATTTAGACTTCAATGTAAAATGCCTAAAGAATCTGCTCTATAAGCTTAATATCAAAGTGGAATAA